A region of the Planctomycetaceae bacterium genome:
GGAACTGGAGCCGGAAGACGCGGAGACGTCGGAAATCTCTGCCATTCCGGATTAGCGAACTACCGGCAGACACCGTCGATCCGTGCCGCGCGTTCCTTTCGCGACGGTTGCACGTTCCGCGCGGAAGAACCTCGCGATACTGAAGGATTCCAGCGACATCATCTCATGAAGATTCTGCTTGCCAGTCCTCGCGGCTTTTGTGCCGGCGTCAATATGGCCATCGAATGTCTGGATGAAGCGATCCGCCGCGTCGGTTCCGGCATCTTTGTCTATCACGAAATCGTCCACAACAAGTACGTCGTGGACCGGTTTACCAGGCAGGGTGTGACGTTTGTGGATTCTCTGGAAGAAGTACCGCACGGGTCCATTCTGCTGTTCAGCGCTCACGGAGTATCGCCGGAGATTCGGCGCATCGCGAAGGAGCGACGGCTGCAGACAGTTGACGCGACATGCCCGCTGGTGACGAAGGTTCATCTGGAAGCCATCCGATACGCGCGCGGCGGCTACAACATCATCCTGATCGGCCATGAAGGACACGACGAAGTGATCGGCACGATGGGGGAAGCTCCGGAAAGTATCACGCTGGTGGAAACGGCTGCCGATGTCGCAGCGCTGCCGTTTTCGGACACCGACCGGCTGGCCTACCTGACACAGACGACGCTTAGTGTCTCAGAAGCCGGCGAAGTCATCGCGGCCCTGAAGGCTCGCTACCCGCACATTGAATCGCCGAAAAAGGAAGACATCTGCTACGCCACGACGAACCGGCAGGACGCCGTCCGGACTCTGGTCGGCCGCGCCGATGTGCTGATCGTGCTGGGCAGCCAGAACAGCAGCAACAGCCGTCGCCTGATGGAAATCGGAGCCAGCCAGGGTGTTCCGTCATACCTGATCGACGGAGCCTCCGAACTGCATCACGACTGGTTTGAAGAAGTGGAAACCGTCGTCATCACCGCCGGCGCCAGCGCACCGGAAGTTGTCGTTCAGGAATGCATTGAATTCCTGAAAACGAACTTTGCCGCAACGCTGTCCGAAGAAACCCTGCGCGATGAGCATGTTCACTTCAACCTGCCCAGGGAACTGCTGCAACTCGGTTCGGACTGACGAACCTTCCGCCGCGTGACGCGCCGTCTGTCCGCACGCACGCGTCAGACAAAAGGCTGCCGGGTTGCGTATCACAGGCTGGTGCGAAATTGGCTGTCCGGGTCCATGAATCGAATCGTCAGCGGATAGTGCCAGACAATTCCTTCGTTGGCCTTGATTGCCCCGATGATCGGGAAAATGATCGCCAGCGCGGCGACAGCCAGCAGCATGGGAAAGCCAATCAGCACAAATAACAACAGGCCGCTGACCAGTGCGTAGATCAGACTGCTGATCATCCAGTTGAAGATCACCTTGCCGTGGCGGTCCGCTTCCGGCAGCTTATCCTTGCTGACTGCCCACATCACGATGGGAGCAACCAGGCCGGCGCTGGGAGCCACGAAGTTCAGCAGTTGGGACAGGTGCATCAGCATGCACCAGGTATTCGGTGCCATGCCGTTGATCAGGCCGCTGTGGCCCGGCGAAACGTCGCCGTGCAGAACGCGAGCTTTCGCTTCCTGAAATTCCTGTTCTGACAACGCGCCGGTCTCGCGCAGATGATCGAGCCTGGCAATTTCTTCGGCAAGAGGCATGCGTGTTTCTCCCCGGCAGTGTCGGGTGGTTAATCGGGATTCTCACCGAGTTCGCGGAGCCGTGCCGCCAGTCGCTCAGCACGAGCCGCTTCGGCATCGGCGCGTACGGACTCAGCATCGGCGCGTTCCGCTTCGGCATCAGCGCGCACGGACTCAGCATCGGCGCGTTCTGCTTCCAGCCGGGCGACTTCGCGTTCTCGCTGTGTGGCCGCATTGAGTTCCGAAAAGGTCAGGAAGCGTGATCCATCGGGCCGGTAAATGACAATGTCGTCGCTGCGGCGTTCGAAGCGGATGGAAAGTCGAGGACTGGTCCAGCCGTTCATTTCGTCGATCGCCCGGAGTTCGTCGTCACTGCGGATCCAGCCTTCCAGTTTCAGCCGGTCCGGATCAATCACGTAGTATTCCTCAACCCCAAGCTCTTCATAGTGCTGGAACTTGCGGATCATTTCGCTTAAACGATTCCCGGGAGACAGAACTTCAAACACGACCTGCGGAGCAATGCCGTCTTCTCGCCACTGCAGGTAAGAACCGCGGTGTCCCTTTGGCCGTCCGAAAACCACCATCGCGTCCGGAGCGATCCGAAGCTGGTTGTTGCCCTCGACCGGATACCACAGCAGATCGGCGGCGACGAATACGTCGGGATCGTTGCCGAAGATCACTTCCAGATTCCCGTGCAGACGTGTAATCCACTCGAACTGCAGTGTGTTTTCCGCAATCGGTTGTCCGTCGCTGTCGGGATATTCAATCTCAGTGTCAGTGGAAGCAATGCTCATCGGATTTCCATTGTGAAACGCCTCCAGGCGATTTTCACTGCAGACAGAACTGCTGTCGGCTACGGTCGAGCGACGCGATGTCTCATCCCGCGCTGACAACCGTGTATCATACGCGCGAATTCCGGAACACTCCAGACGATTGACGCCCATCGCACTGTTGACTGCAATGCGTCGCCTTCGTCTGAACGCTGCGGGGAAGATTCCGGATGACTGCAATCTTGAGCGATTTCGCAAAGTCCCTGACGGTTGAATCGGCATTCTCCGTGCTGGCCGTGGCGAAGCAATTGAAGGCCGCCGGCAAGGATGTTGTCGAACTGGAAATCGGCGACAGCCCGTTTCCGACTCCCGACCATGCCCGCGCCACCGGAGTGCAGGCGATTCACGATCACGTGTCGCACTACTGCGCGTCGCCGGGGCTGCCGGAATTTCGTGAAGCCGCCGCGGCGTTCGTTCAGCGCGAATTTCAGATTCCCGCAACCGCCGCCAACGTTGCCGTCGGGCCCGGTGCGAAGATTTTCGAACAATTCTTCTGTGAAGCATTTCTGAATCCGGGTGACGGAGTTCTGGTTTTCAGTCCGCACTTTCCCACGTACCAGCCGAACATCGATCGCCGGTCGGCTCGAACGGTGCTCAAGCCGCTTCGGCAGCAAACAGAATTTCGTCCCCAGGCGGCCGATATTGAGGACTTTCTGAACAGCGATCCTTCGCCGAAGGCCATCTTTCTGAATTCGCCGCACAATCCGACGGGCGGTGTGACAACCGAACAGGACCTGCACGACATCGCGGACGTGATTCGGGGCCGCGACGTGGCCGTGTTCAGCGACGAACCGTATTGCCACATGGTCTGGCAGGGCCGGCATCATTCGCTGGCCGCGATTCCCGGAATGCTCGACCAGTGCGTGGCGGCCTACACATTCAGCAAATCGTACAGCATGAGCGGCTGGCGACTGGGCTTCTGCGTTTCGTCGCCGCGAGTCATCGACGTGATTGGCCGGATGATCAATTCCTCGCTTTCGTGTACTCCGCCGCTTGTGCAGCTTGCCGGGAAAGCGGCTCTGGAACACGACGGGGCGGAACGTGATGCGGCGATGCAGAAATTTCGACGCAAGGTCGTAATGCTGACGGAGGGGCTGAACCGAATTGACGGATTCCGGACGCTCGACCCCGCCGCCACGTTTTACGTATTTCCCAATGTCATGGAAATCTGCAATCGGCTGGAAATCACCAGTCATGGGCTGGCGATGTTTCTGCTGGAAGCCGCCGACGATCAGTTCGGAATCGCGTGCCTGGGCGGAGAATGCTTCGGCCGCGCCGGTGCCGGATTTTTGAGATTCAGTTGCGCGGAACCGGACGACCGGCTTCAGCAGGCTCTGGACTTCATTCCGCTGGCACTTGGCCGAGAGGATCGAATCGCATCGTGGCTGGAACGGCACCCTGAGTTTCGGCTCGAAACGCCGTTTTCCTGAAATCCGGCGGAAGCAGCGGCTGAGTTTACTTTTAGCGACTGCTTGATACCGTAGACCCCTCAAAAGGCAGGGCAGCAAAATGGTCTGCAGACGCGACAGAACAGAAGCGAGAAATCGATGACGACGGCGACTCTGAGCCTGAATGGAAAGACCTACGACCTGCCCGTTATTCGCGGCAGCGAAGACGAAGTTGGCGTGGACATCAGCAAGCTGCGCGCGAATTCCGGTGCCATCACGCTCGATCCCGGCTTCACCAGCACCGGAGCCTGCGAAAGCGCGATCACGTACATCGACGGCGAAAACGGCATCCTGCGGTATCGCGGCTATCCCATCGAACAGCTTGCCGAAAAATCTGACTTCGTCGAAACGTCCTACCTGCTGCTGTACGGCGAGCTTCCCGGTGCTGAGCAACTGAAGAACTTTCGCGCTCAACTGACGTATCACAGCATGATCCACGAAGACATGAAAAAGTTCTTCGAAGGATTTCCCACCAAAGCTCACCCGATGGCCATTCTGTCGGCGATGGTGGCCTCACTGTCGACGTATTACCCGGAAACCGAAGATTCCAGCCACGACACGAACATCGTCCGCCTGATTGCCAAGGTTCGGACTCTGGCCGCTTACGCGTATAAGAAGTCCGTCGGTCAGCCCACGATCTATCCGCAGAACAACCTGAGCTACTGCGCGAATTTTCTGCACATGATGTTTGCCGTTCCCGCCGAACAGTACGTCGTCAATCCGACGCTGGTGAAGGCAATGAACATGCTGCTGATTCTGCACGCCGACCACGAACAGAACTGCAGCACGTCTACCGTCCGCATGGTGTGCAGCAGTCGTGCAAACATCTTTGCCGCGATTTCCGCCGGCATCTGTGCTTTGTGGGGACCGCTGCACGGCGGTGCCAATCAGGCCGTGCTGGAAATGCTGGAAATGATTCACGCCGATGGCGGCGACTACCAGAAATACGTCGACAAGGCGAAGGACAAAGACGACGGCTTTCGTCTGATGGGCTTCGGTCACCGCGTATACAAGAACTTCGATCCGCGGGCGACCATCCTGAAGAAGATGAGCGACGATGTGCTGAACGAACTGGGCATCGAAGATCCGCTGCTGGGCATCGCGAAGAACCTGGAAAAGATCGCTCTGGAAGATCCGTACTTTGTCGATCGACGGCTATATCCCAACGTCGACTTCTACAGCGGAATTCTGTACCGGGCGATGGGCATTCCGACGAACATGTTTACCGTGATGTTCGCCATCGGCCGCCTGCCGGGCTGGCTGGCTCACTGGAAGGAACTTCGTGAGGACGAGTCCTCGCGCATCTACCGTCCGCGCCAGATCTACACGGGATCGAAGGTCCGCGATTACGTGGCCATGGATCAGCGCAGGTGATTCCGCCGATCGCTGACTTCGGACCGGCCGATACGAACCATGAACCGCACGTTCTCCGCCAACCACTATTCGACCGGCGAACCGGTACAGGTTCACTTCGAAGATGGCCGCATCACCGGGGTCGAAGCCACTTCGTCCGCTGACGACCTTCCGTACGTGGCTCCGGGGCTGTTTGATATTCAGATCAACGGCTATAGCGGAATCTGGTTCAGCAGCCCGAAGCTTTCGACCGCTGACGTCGAACAGGTCACTCAGTCGATGCTGGCGCACGGCGTCGCCGGGTATTTCCCGACGCTGGTGACCAATTCCTTCGACGCGCTGAAGCACGGATTCGAAACGATTCGGCAGGCCTGCGAAACCAGTGACGTCGTGCGAGCATGCGTCAGGGGCTGCCACCTGGAAGGACCCTACATTTCCGCGGAAGACGGTCCTCGCGGAGCCCACCCGCTTCAGCATGTGCGGGACGCCGATATCGACGAATTCGATGCTCTGCAGGCCGCGTCCGGAAATCGAATTCGCCTGGTGACACTGGCCGCGGAAACCGGAAACGCCGTTCCGTTCATCCGGCATCTGGTCAACAGCGGAGTTGTCGTTGCACTCGGACATACCGCGGCAACTTCCGTGCAGATCGCTGCCGCCGTCGATGCCGGCGCAAAGCTGAGCACTCACTTCGGTAACGGAGCACACGGAGTGCTGCCTCGTCATCCCAACTATCTTTGGGAACAGCTCGCTGACGAACGACTGTGGGCCAGCGTGATCGCTGACGGGTTCCACGTGCCGGCGTCGGTGCTGAACTGTGTGCGATTGTGCAAGACAACGGCGCACACAATTCTGACGTGCGACGTTTCCGGGTTCGCCGGATGTCCGCCGGGGACGTATGCCGAAGGTGACGTCGCCGTCGAAGTGCTGGACGACGGAAGACTGGTCGTCGCCGGTCAGCGTCAGTACCTGGCAGGTTCCGGAGCAACCACGGGCGACTGCATCGTCGGCATGATGGCCGCCTGCTCCATCCCGCTGGGAACCGCGATCGACATGGCGACCGCAAACCCGTCGCGACTGATGGGTGAACCGGTCGGCGAAATCACGCCCGGCGCGGAAGCGACTCTGACGGTGTTCCGGCTGATCGAGTCATCAGTCGGCGGTTCGTCGGTGCCCGGACGCGCAGCTACGCACTTTGACACAATCACCACAATCGTCAAAGGCGACCTGTTGTTCGGAAACCTGCCGTAGGACGACTGGTCGGAGAACAG
Encoded here:
- the ispH gene encoding 4-hydroxy-3-methylbut-2-enyl diphosphate reductase, with protein sequence MKILLASPRGFCAGVNMAIECLDEAIRRVGSGIFVYHEIVHNKYVVDRFTRQGVTFVDSLEEVPHGSILLFSAHGVSPEIRRIAKERRLQTVDATCPLVTKVHLEAIRYARGGYNIILIGHEGHDEVIGTMGEAPESITLVETAADVAALPFSDTDRLAYLTQTTLSVSEAGEVIAALKARYPHIESPKKEDICYATTNRQDAVRTLVGRADVLIVLGSQNSSNSRRLMEIGASQGVPSYLIDGASELHHDWFEEVETVVITAGASAPEVVVQECIEFLKTNFAATLSEETLRDEHVHFNLPRELLQLGSD
- a CDS encoding DUF4870 domain-containing protein, whose protein sequence is MPLAEEIARLDHLRETGALSEQEFQEAKARVLHGDVSPGHSGLINGMAPNTWCMLMHLSQLLNFVAPSAGLVAPIVMWAVSKDKLPEADRHGKVIFNWMISSLIYALVSGLLLFVLIGFPMLLAVAALAIIFPIIGAIKANEGIVWHYPLTIRFMDPDSQFRTSL
- a CDS encoding Uma2 family endonuclease yields the protein MSIASTDTEIEYPDSDGQPIAENTLQFEWITRLHGNLEVIFGNDPDVFVAADLLWYPVEGNNQLRIAPDAMVVFGRPKGHRGSYLQWREDGIAPQVVFEVLSPGNRLSEMIRKFQHYEELGVEEYYVIDPDRLKLEGWIRSDDELRAIDEMNGWTSPRLSIRFERRSDDIVIYRPDGSRFLTFSELNAATQREREVARLEAERADAESVRADAEAERADAESVRADAEAARAERLAARLRELGENPD
- a CDS encoding aminotransferase class I/II-fold pyridoxal phosphate-dependent enzyme; protein product: MTAILSDFAKSLTVESAFSVLAVAKQLKAAGKDVVELEIGDSPFPTPDHARATGVQAIHDHVSHYCASPGLPEFREAAAAFVQREFQIPATAANVAVGPGAKIFEQFFCEAFLNPGDGVLVFSPHFPTYQPNIDRRSARTVLKPLRQQTEFRPQAADIEDFLNSDPSPKAIFLNSPHNPTGGVTTEQDLHDIADVIRGRDVAVFSDEPYCHMVWQGRHHSLAAIPGMLDQCVAAYTFSKSYSMSGWRLGFCVSSPRVIDVIGRMINSSLSCTPPLVQLAGKAALEHDGAERDAAMQKFRRKVVMLTEGLNRIDGFRTLDPAATFYVFPNVMEICNRLEITSHGLAMFLLEAADDQFGIACLGGECFGRAGAGFLRFSCAEPDDRLQQALDFIPLALGREDRIASWLERHPEFRLETPFS
- a CDS encoding citrate synthase, translating into MTTATLSLNGKTYDLPVIRGSEDEVGVDISKLRANSGAITLDPGFTSTGACESAITYIDGENGILRYRGYPIEQLAEKSDFVETSYLLLYGELPGAEQLKNFRAQLTYHSMIHEDMKKFFEGFPTKAHPMAILSAMVASLSTYYPETEDSSHDTNIVRLIAKVRTLAAYAYKKSVGQPTIYPQNNLSYCANFLHMMFAVPAEQYVVNPTLVKAMNMLLILHADHEQNCSTSTVRMVCSSRANIFAAISAGICALWGPLHGGANQAVLEMLEMIHADGGDYQKYVDKAKDKDDGFRLMGFGHRVYKNFDPRATILKKMSDDVLNELGIEDPLLGIAKNLEKIALEDPYFVDRRLYPNVDFYSGILYRAMGIPTNMFTVMFAIGRLPGWLAHWKELREDESSRIYRPRQIYTGSKVRDYVAMDQRR
- a CDS encoding amidohydrolase family protein, which encodes MNRTFSANHYSTGEPVQVHFEDGRITGVEATSSADDLPYVAPGLFDIQINGYSGIWFSSPKLSTADVEQVTQSMLAHGVAGYFPTLVTNSFDALKHGFETIRQACETSDVVRACVRGCHLEGPYISAEDGPRGAHPLQHVRDADIDEFDALQAASGNRIRLVTLAAETGNAVPFIRHLVNSGVVVALGHTAATSVQIAAAVDAGAKLSTHFGNGAHGVLPRHPNYLWEQLADERLWASVIADGFHVPASVLNCVRLCKTTAHTILTCDVSGFAGCPPGTYAEGDVAVEVLDDGRLVVAGQRQYLAGSGATTGDCIVGMMAACSIPLGTAIDMATANPSRLMGEPVGEITPGAEATLTVFRLIESSVGGSSVPGRAATHFDTITTIVKGDLLFGNLP